A genome region from Carassius gibelio isolate Cgi1373 ecotype wild population from Czech Republic chromosome A23, carGib1.2-hapl.c, whole genome shotgun sequence includes the following:
- the LOC127944837 gene encoding uncharacterized protein LOC127944837 isoform X2 produces MRCRCPVSSASSQRAHPSENQSEAVATRVASLRTQYARLRKSKSSRSEKKPLTMRQRWLLRALDFLKPHIVHRRSENSLGLPSSDKAEDALDESDEMSQETDKEVDSFDSISVCLSPMPDTPDTGIPEETASCSPSPRSTSGKRTRSSEPDIELQKLEVLKQMSAKVLENPSLDAAAVFSSQVALEYRLLRDPSVQMRVRRQIMALLYEAQDSERLPRASTRHGQRALKTEDDVTWINTNI; encoded by the exons ATGCGCTGCAGATGCCCCGTGAGTTCAGCCTCGAGCCAGCGCGCGCATCCCTCGGAGAATCAAT CTGAGGCGGTGGCGACCAGGGTGGCGTCTCTGAGGACTCAGTACGCCAGACTGAGGAAGTCCAAATCCAGCCGGAGCGAGAAGAAGCCCCTCACGATGAGGCAGCGCTGGCTCCTGAGGGCCCTCGACTTCCTGAAGCCACACATCGTTCATCGGCGAAGCGAGAACTCG CTGGGCTTGCCGTCCTCTGATAAAGCGGAGGACGCTCTGGACGAGTCGGATGAAATGTCTCAGGAGACGGATAAAGAAGTGGATAGCTTCGACTCCATCAGTGTGTGTCTCTCCCCGATGCCTGACACTCCAGACACCGGGATCCCTGAGGAAACAGCCTCGTGCTCTCCGTCTCCCCGCAGCACATCCGGCAAACGCACACGCTCCTCCGAACCCGACATCGAGCTGCAGAAGCTGGAGGTACTGAAGCAGATGTCCGCTAAGGTCCTGGAGAACCCGTCTCTGGACGCCGCGGCGGTCTTCTCCAGCCAGGTGGCCCTCGAGTACCGTCTGCTCCGAGACCCCAGCGTCCAGATGCGCGTCCGCAGACAGATCATGGCTCTTCTCTACGAAGCACAGGATTCAGAGAGACTTCCCCGAGCGTCCACGAGACACGGACAGAGAGCGCTCAAAACAGAGGACGACGTCACTTGGATTAACACTAACATATAA
- the LOC127944837 gene encoding uncharacterized protein LOC127944837 isoform X1 — protein MTGRLWTPEAEETLIELWQESACLYDISSADYHNREEKDKRWKEVADALQMPPEAVATRVASLRTQYARLRKSKSSRSEKKPLTMRQRWLLRALDFLKPHIVHRRSENSLGLPSSDKAEDALDESDEMSQETDKEVDSFDSISVCLSPMPDTPDTGIPEETASCSPSPRSTSGKRTRSSEPDIELQKLEVLKQMSAKVLENPSLDAAAVFSSQVALEYRLLRDPSVQMRVRRQIMALLYEAQDSERLPRASTRHGQRALKTEDDVTWINTNI, from the exons ATGACTGGACGATTGTGGACCCCCGAAGCGGAGGAGACGCTGATCGAGCTCTGGCAGGAGTCTGCGTGTCTGTACGACATCTCCTCCGCAGATTACCACAACCGAGAGGAGAAGGACAAGCGCTGGAAGGAGGTGGCCGATGCGCTGCAGATGCCCC CTGAGGCGGTGGCGACCAGGGTGGCGTCTCTGAGGACTCAGTACGCCAGACTGAGGAAGTCCAAATCCAGCCGGAGCGAGAAGAAGCCCCTCACGATGAGGCAGCGCTGGCTCCTGAGGGCCCTCGACTTCCTGAAGCCACACATCGTTCATCGGCGAAGCGAGAACTCG CTGGGCTTGCCGTCCTCTGATAAAGCGGAGGACGCTCTGGACGAGTCGGATGAAATGTCTCAGGAGACGGATAAAGAAGTGGATAGCTTCGACTCCATCAGTGTGTGTCTCTCCCCGATGCCTGACACTCCAGACACCGGGATCCCTGAGGAAACAGCCTCGTGCTCTCCGTCTCCCCGCAGCACATCCGGCAAACGCACACGCTCCTCCGAACCCGACATCGAGCTGCAGAAGCTGGAGGTACTGAAGCAGATGTCCGCTAAGGTCCTGGAGAACCCGTCTCTGGACGCCGCGGCGGTCTTCTCCAGCCAGGTGGCCCTCGAGTACCGTCTGCTCCGAGACCCCAGCGTCCAGATGCGCGTCCGCAGACAGATCATGGCTCTTCTCTACGAAGCACAGGATTCAGAGAGACTTCCCCGAGCGTCCACGAGACACGGACAGAGAGCGCTCAAAACAGAGGACGACGTCACTTGGATTAACACTAACATATAA
- the LOC127944650 gene encoding G protein-regulated inducer of neurite outgrowth 1-like has protein sequence MESRPAFLHPPGNNEPKACRESKPSSQHRKRNLSPGTRTSLGDSHGIDVKAKELERSTSRESTGHIKTLKHTALATVAIPAAHASKIPTMHSTTTNQVTEGIANTLATTKTGLKPPTKIVSPEVEVLSLSSQTGPTGPKLSHEKKLQASAKTFLKSMQKTASASHIMGSTDSPQKMLKPPQHASLKVDITERNRRVTGKEGLLLRSPKDKMIDTLVESKLQLGTEMAMGERPRGREIKKGNERGGEEREDAVLQGHGLRGSDVIRINSKGWEETLSPSSHRATNPSIKQLREQEDKTDAYVTTQERHAGKSQSLWEKKGREEAEREERKSEADTMATEVGKDAIMNEKDLKDAGTMTAEGFPGVETKDVALQADLQAVYVDVEVQADVEVYSRSTDTSPVHGSQPHQFNPETDLNPKVGLHNELNPDRSSDSDWLPLDPKSTGAKSRFLGPPFSKSSNSQKSLQHICQIEIELRSQSPLTLGSVPPQVTISEFDTTCQVSPGMSEDSGRTAEVEGEKEESGAPQEIIWDEQGMTWEVYGASLDMESLGFAIQNHLQSKIREHERRIGTLRKSICLSEQSFGKDRTGKRKRSIFRSLFGGSKCCSKPKQEVEK, from the coding sequence ATGGAATCCCGACCTGCTTTCCTTCATCCTCCTGGAAATAATGAGCCCAAGGCATGCAGGGAGTCCAAGCCCTCAAGCCAACAcagaaagagaaacctctctccTGGAACAAGGACAAGTCTTGGAGACTCTCATGGCATTGATGTAAAAGCTAAAGAACTGGAGAGATCCACCTCAAGGGAATCCACCGGCCatataaaaacactaaaacacaCTGCATTAGCCACCGTAGCCATTCCAGCCGCACATGCATCGAAAATACCCACCATGCACTCAACGACAACCAATCAGGTCACTGAGGGAATAGCTAACACACTTGCTACGACTAAAACAGGATTAAAACCACCAACCAAAATAgtttcacctgaagtggaggtcTTAAGTTTATCCAGCCAAACTGGACCCACTGGGCCAAAACTGAGCCATGAGAAAAAGCTGCAAGCGAGTGcgaaaacatttcttaaaagcaTGCAAAAAACTGCCTCAGCATCTCATATCATGGGCTCCACAGACTCCCCACAAAAGATGCTTAAACCGCCCCAGCATGCATCTCTCAAAGTGGACATAACCGAGCGGAATAGAAGAGTTACAGGCAAAGAAGGACTGCTGTTGCGTTCTCCGAAAGATAAAATGATTGACACATTAGTGGAGAGCAAACTGCAACTGGGGACGGAAATGGCAATGGGGGAGCGTCCTCGGGGACGAGAGATAAAGAAAGGGaatgagagaggaggagaggaaagaGAGGATGCTGTCCTTCAGGGACACGGTCTtagaggaagtgatgtcatcaggATTAACTCCAAAGGGTGGGAAGAGACGTTGTCTCCGTCGTCACACCGAGCAACAAACCCCTCTATCAAACAGCTAAGAGAGCAAGAAGATAAGACTGACGCATATGTCACGACCCAAGAGAGACACGCAGGAAAGAGTCAGAGTCTGTGGGAGAAGAAGGGAAGGGAGGaagcagagagagaggagaggaagagcgAAGCTGATACAATGGCGACTGAGGTCGGGAAGGATGCTATAATGAATGAAAAGGACTTGAAGGATGCGGGGACAATGACAGCTGAAGGTTTCCCAGGCGTCGAAACGAAGGATGTGGCACTGCAGGCGGATCTGCAAGCGGTGTACGTTGACGTCGAGGTCCAGGCGGATGTGGAGGTCTACAGCAGATCCACAGACACGAGTCCAGTCCACGGTTCTCAACCCCACCAGTTTAACCCTGAGACTGACCTCAATCCTAAAGTTGGCCTGCACAATGAGCTCAACCCCGACAGgagctcagactctgattggctgccaCTGGACCCCAAATCAACAGGAGCCAAGTCTAGATTTCTAGGTCCACCTTTTTCTAAGTCCTCCAATAGCCAGAAATCTCTTCAACACATCTGTCAAATAGAGATTGAGCTTCGTAGCCAGTCTCCTCTAACTCTTGGTTCGGTTCCTCCTCAAGTAACCATCAGTGAATTTGACACAACCTGTCAAGTCTCGCCTGGGATGTCGGAGGACTCTGGGAGAACAGCAGAGGTGGAAGGAGAAAAGGAGGAGAGCGGTGCACCTCAGGAGATCATTTGGGATGAGCAGGGAATGACGTGGGAAGTCTATGGAGCGTCATTGGACATGGAGTCCCTGGGATTTGCCATCCAGAACCACCTGCAGAGCAAGATCCGAGAACACGAGCGGCGTATCGGCACGCTCCGGAAGTCCATATGCCTCTCCGAACAATCGTTCGGAAAGGACAGGACGGGAAAGAGAAAGAGGAGCATCTTCAGATCGCTGTTTGGCGGATCAAAGTGCTGCTCGAAACCCAAACAGGAAGTGGAAAAGTGA